ACGGCGCCGGGCGGCCGCGGCGGTCACAGGCCGCGACCGGGATCACCGCCGGATGCCGGGTGAGGACCGAGCCGCCGACCACCCCCTGGTTGCCCGCGGCGACGACGACGATCACGCCGCGTCGCGCCGCGTGGTCCAGGGCCTCGGTCAGGGACCGGCCCTCGCGCACCGCCGACCAGCTCAGGTCCGCACTGACGTTGACGACCCTGGCACCGGCGTCGACGGTGTCGACGATGGCCGCGGCAAGCTGTTCGGGGCCCGTCGGCAGCGGGAAGCCGCTCCGTAACGGGAGGCCGGCCCGCCCCGCGCCCTCGGCCGACCCCGCCCCCTCCGCGAACACCGACCTCAGCAGCACCGTGCAGTCGGGGCAGACCGCCGGAGCGCCAGTACCGCGCCGCCCGGTCAGGATCCCGGCGACGAAGGTGCCGTGCCGGCACTGCTCGCTGCCCGGCTCGGCGCACCGCGTCGGTACGTCACCGGGCAGTTCACGCAGGCGCGCGGTCCGCAGCCCGGGGTGTGCGACGGCAACCGGGCCGTCCACGAGCCCCACGACCGTCTCCG
The Streptomyces sp. 1331.2 genome window above contains:
- a CDS encoding S8 family serine peptidase; translated protein: MGTIRAGAIPGGARQRRFVDAVETSEAVETAAGPRVLDVAPLDLVALGGLMARTRGRPETVVGLVDGPVAVAHPGLRTARLRELPGDVPTRCAEPGSEQCRHGTFVAGILTGRRGTGAPAVCPDCTVLLRSVFAEGAGSAEGAGRAGLPLRSGFPLPTGPEQLAAAIVDTVDAGARVVNVSADLSWSAVREGRSLTEALDHAARRGVIVVVAAGNQGVVGGSVLTRHPAVIPVAACDRRGRPAPYSNLAGSIARAGLSAPGEGITSLATAARQPPIRGTSVAAPLVTGAIALLYSEFPHAGAAEIRRALCGTTHPRRALWPDLLDAARARERLARWTGGTRTARRTG